One Mucilaginibacter ginkgonis genomic region harbors:
- a CDS encoding TolC family protein: MQLNKRITYLFAALLLSFSIPANAQTDTLKINFQDAEKAFLQNNLSLLAQKYNVESTKALIDQARLWDNPTLSTDQNIWDGESRKFFKHGDGFGQVFVQLSQVFLTAGKRGKQIQVAKDNAQVQQAALNDLMRNLRYNLQLDFGQVATLVKQNEVYKNEIAAASNLVDITQKTFDAGNVSMKDLIRLKALLFGLQNDMVENNRQINELQTELKSLMRIKETTFVSPQVNDVPAMNVDLNIASLIEQAKANRPDYLSGQYQLASSTDNLKYQKALASPDVTIGGSFDKNSSYAPNYYGLQIGLPLPVFNRNQGNIKSAKFDMMSQQATLQDTEIKLRNDVAEAVYQYQLNQKLFTTQQIQFNEQYDKLFNAMTTAFKRREISLVEFIDFFESYKDTKLKILQQQYNLQKSIATLNFAVGTTIVKP; encoded by the coding sequence ATGCAACTAAACAAACGAATAACATACTTATTTGCTGCTCTTCTCTTATCCTTTTCAATACCCGCTAATGCACAGACCGATACGCTGAAAATTAATTTTCAGGATGCCGAAAAAGCTTTCCTGCAAAATAACCTGAGCCTCTTAGCACAGAAATATAATGTAGAGTCTACCAAAGCCCTTATCGATCAGGCGCGCCTTTGGGATAACCCTACCCTAAGCACAGATCAAAATATCTGGGATGGTGAGAGCCGAAAATTCTTTAAACATGGCGATGGCTTCGGTCAGGTGTTTGTGCAGTTAAGCCAGGTCTTCCTGACAGCCGGGAAACGCGGTAAGCAGATACAGGTAGCCAAAGATAACGCCCAGGTTCAGCAAGCAGCTTTAAATGATCTGATGCGTAACCTGCGCTACAACCTGCAATTAGATTTCGGGCAGGTAGCTACGCTTGTAAAACAAAACGAGGTCTATAAAAACGAAATAGCTGCTGCATCTAATCTGGTAGACATAACGCAAAAGACCTTTGATGCCGGTAATGTGTCTATGAAGGATCTCATACGCTTAAAAGCGTTGTTATTTGGCTTGCAGAATGATATGGTTGAAAACAACCGCCAGATCAATGAATTGCAGACTGAATTAAAAAGCCTTATGCGTATCAAGGAAACTACGTTTGTATCGCCCCAGGTTAATGATGTACCTGCTATGAATGTTGATCTTAACATTGCGTCACTAATAGAACAGGCCAAGGCAAATCGTCCAGACTATTTATCGGGTCAATATCAATTGGCATCATCTACAGATAATTTAAAATACCAAAAGGCTTTGGCTTCGCCGGATGTAACTATCGGTGGCTCTTTCGATAAGAACAGCAGCTATGCGCCAAACTATTATGGTTTGCAAATAGGGTTACCCCTACCGGTTTTTAACCGTAACCAGGGCAATATCAAATCCGCAAAGTTTGATATGATGAGCCAGCAGGCAACGCTCCAGGATACAGAAATTAAATTGCGTAATGATGTTGCAGAAGCGGTATATCAATATCAGCTAAATCAAAAACTATTTACCACCCAGCAGATACAGTTCAACGAGCAATACGATAAGCTGTTTAATGCCATGACCACTGCTTTTAAACGCCGCGAAATAAGCCTGGTGGAGTTTATAGACTTCTTTGAAAGCTACAAAGATACCAAGCTTAAAATACTGCAGCAGCAATACAACCTGCAAAAATCTATCGCAACTTTAAACTTTGCCGTAGGCACAACAATAGTTAAACCTTAA
- a CDS encoding fasciclin domain-containing protein, protein MGTAYDIWENVSQTTQLTSLSKAIRASGLISTFRSNGPLTLFAPDNSAFQKLPKRMMDTLMKRKHVLDLSALLTGQAVPGNLSIKDLEKMIDDKAGQARLTTLGGNIIIVSKGDGDDLVLTDERGNKVKIIANDLTQRNGYIHVINGVLMPKPRVL, encoded by the coding sequence ATGGGTACGGCCTATGATATTTGGGAGAACGTTTCCCAAACAACGCAACTAACCTCGCTAAGTAAAGCCATCCGCGCATCGGGTTTGATTTCTACATTTAGAAGTAACGGCCCGCTGACATTATTTGCACCTGATAACAGCGCCTTTCAAAAACTGCCGAAGCGGATGATGGATACCTTGATGAAGCGCAAGCATGTACTTGATCTGAGCGCTTTGCTGACAGGGCAGGCTGTGCCCGGCAATCTTTCTATAAAGGACCTTGAGAAAATGATAGATGATAAGGCAGGCCAGGCACGGTTGACCACGCTCGGCGGTAACATTATCATTGTATCAAAAGGGGATGGCGACGATCTGGTACTGACCGACGAGAGAGGCAACAAGGTGAAGATCATTGCAAATGACCTGACGCAGCGCAATGGTTATATCCATGTCATAAACGGGGTCTTAATGCCTAAACCGCGCGTGTTATGA
- a CDS encoding DPP IV N-terminal domain-containing protein, whose product MIAVLSAFVAGNAHAQYFGQNKVRYKNLKFKVYKTPHFEIYYYMKNDSLLKRFAQESELWYTLHQQVFRDTFRRANPIILYANHPDFQQTTAIDGEISVGTGGVTEGLKNRVVMPIMETNQTTRHVIGHELVHAFQYHSLLTSDTTSLASLNNLPLWMIEGMAEYLSLGKKDAYTAMWMRDAYLNHDIPTLRDLTESTKYFPYRYGEAFWSFLGSTYGDTIIVPFFKNTARFGLQYGIRRTFGYDDKTLSKLWKNSIETTYQPYLKDTLQTPVGKRIIDNKNAGDMNVAPSISPDGKYLAFLSEKDLFTVDLYLADAKSGRVIKKLTSKVSNTHIDEFNFIESAGTWSPDGKKFAFSVFNNGRNRMLIVSIPNGRVLEDISMGKVEQFSNLSWSPDGKNIAFQGMTEGQGDIYTYNFDTKKVTQLTNDKYSDYQPTYSRDGRKIIFSTDRTTYDKSLSQEITFNLAEIDVATGLVNNLNIFNGANNLNPQYSADGSQIYFLSNKDGFRNMYRYTLASGKTEQMTDLFTGISGITEYSPALSVSAYDDIVYSYYRRQKYALYNAKASEFKATTVEAGQTNFDAAMLPPPRFVGVDQINANLQNYLAYPRIPVDSIKNVPYRPQFKLDYLASSGVGVGVSTYGAGLASGIQGVFSDILGRNQIFAGASVNGEVYDFGAQVAYINQQGRWNVGGALSHIPFQFANYNRVSTTYNNGGKPIPAYEDRFDIIRIFQDQANLFTAYPFSKVTRLEFGGGISHYYYRVDRYSTYYDTTSLAPIAFEKHHVANSDYQADPLNSNIRLTPFTILQVNTALVGDNSFFGVTAPLNGFRYRIQAEYDFGSANYFAPSIDLRKYERVAPVTFAGRFYTYGRFGQVGNLLYPLFVGYPFLIRGYEYNSFYNSRQTSGNGFTVDQLSGNRIAVANFEVRLPFTGPEKLAQIKSKFLFTDLNLFFDAGLAWNQGNEIKFALAPDAIGTAPVLDAGGKQVLGASGKPVMQTLYNTNQRVPALSAGVSLRVNLFGYLVLEPYLAIPFNRTDIAKPVFGLGFTPGW is encoded by the coding sequence CACCAGCAGGTTTTTAGGGACACATTCCGCAGGGCAAACCCAATAATTCTTTATGCCAACCACCCCGACTTTCAGCAGACTACAGCTATAGATGGCGAGATAAGCGTGGGTACGGGCGGTGTTACCGAGGGTTTAAAAAACCGGGTAGTAATGCCCATTATGGAAACCAACCAAACCACGCGGCACGTTATAGGGCATGAGTTGGTACACGCTTTTCAATATCACTCTCTGTTAACCAGCGACACCACCAGCCTGGCTAGTTTAAACAACTTGCCGTTGTGGATGATAGAAGGTATGGCTGAGTACCTGTCATTAGGTAAAAAAGACGCTTATACAGCCATGTGGATGCGCGATGCTTATTTAAACCATGATATCCCAACCCTGCGCGACCTGACCGAGAGTACCAAATATTTCCCTTATCGTTATGGAGAAGCTTTCTGGTCGTTTTTGGGTTCAACTTATGGCGACACTATCATTGTTCCGTTTTTTAAAAATACGGCTCGTTTCGGTTTACAATATGGCATCCGCCGCACCTTTGGCTATGATGACAAGACACTATCTAAACTCTGGAAAAATTCGATCGAGACTACCTATCAGCCTTATTTAAAAGACACCTTACAAACCCCTGTAGGAAAGCGAATTATCGACAATAAAAATGCCGGTGATATGAACGTTGCGCCTTCAATAAGTCCCGATGGTAAATACCTCGCGTTTCTCTCAGAAAAAGACCTTTTTACAGTAGACCTATATCTGGCCGATGCAAAGAGCGGCAGGGTAATTAAGAAGTTAACTAGTAAGGTATCAAACACCCACATAGACGAATTTAATTTTATCGAGTCGGCGGGAACATGGTCGCCTGATGGCAAGAAGTTCGCCTTCAGCGTATTTAACAATGGGCGCAACCGTATGCTGATAGTAAGCATTCCTAACGGACGCGTGCTGGAAGATATCTCAATGGGCAAGGTAGAGCAGTTCAGTAACTTGTCATGGTCGCCGGATGGCAAAAACATTGCTTTCCAGGGAATGACTGAGGGACAGGGTGACATCTACACGTACAACTTTGACACCAAAAAGGTAACGCAGCTCACCAACGATAAATATTCAGACTATCAGCCCACTTACTCCCGCGATGGCCGTAAAATCATCTTTTCAACAGACCGCACTACATATGATAAGTCGCTAAGCCAGGAGATCACTTTTAATTTGGCAGAAATAGACGTTGCAACCGGGTTGGTGAATAACCTGAATATTTTTAACGGCGCAAACAATCTAAATCCGCAATATTCCGCAGACGGTTCGCAGATCTACTTCCTGTCAAACAAGGATGGCTTCCGTAATATGTACCGTTACACCTTAGCATCGGGCAAAACTGAGCAGATGACAGATCTGTTTACGGGCATCAGTGGTATAACGGAGTATTCCCCTGCTTTAAGTGTGTCGGCGTATGACGATATAGTTTATTCCTACTATCGCCGCCAAAAATATGCCTTGTACAATGCAAAGGCATCGGAATTTAAAGCGACGACAGTAGAGGCCGGGCAAACCAACTTCGACGCTGCCATGCTGCCGCCGCCTCGCTTTGTTGGTGTAGACCAGATTAATGCCAATCTGCAAAATTACTTAGCCTATCCACGCATCCCGGTTGATTCTATCAAAAATGTCCCTTACCGCCCGCAGTTCAAATTAGACTATCTGGCCAGCAGTGGTGTTGGGGTAGGTGTGAGCACATACGGCGCGGGTTTAGCCAGCGGCATACAAGGCGTATTCAGCGACATTTTAGGCCGTAACCAAATCTTCGCAGGTGCATCCGTTAACGGCGAGGTTTACGATTTTGGTGCGCAGGTAGCTTATATAAATCAGCAAGGCCGATGGAATGTAGGCGGCGCGTTATCGCACATCCCATTTCAGTTTGCTAATTATAACCGGGTATCAACTACCTATAACAACGGTGGCAAACCTATCCCGGCTTACGAAGACAGGTTTGATATCATCCGTATATTTCAGGACCAGGCAAATTTGTTCACAGCTTATCCTTTCTCAAAGGTTACCCGATTAGAGTTTGGCGGCGGAATATCACATTATTATTACCGCGTAGACCGCTACAGCACTTACTATGATACCACATCGCTGGCGCCCATCGCCTTCGAGAAACATCACGTTGCTAATAGCGACTACCAGGCAGATCCGCTAAACAGCAACATAAGGCTTACACCTTTTACCATACTTCAGGTAAACACGGCTCTGGTGGGCGACAACTCTTTCTTCGGCGTAACTGCACCGCTTAACGGTTTCCGTTATCGCATACAGGCCGAGTACGATTTCGGCAGTGCAAATTATTTTGCGCCAAGTATAGACCTGCGGAAGTACGAGCGGGTAGCACCTGTAACCTTTGCCGGCAGATTTTATACATATGGGCGTTTTGGGCAGGTTGGTAATTTGCTGTACCCGCTTTTTGTAGGATATCCTTTTCTGATACGGGGTTACGAATACAACAGCTTTTACAACAGCCGCCAAACAAGTGGTAACGGGTTTACTGTAGACCAGTTATCTGGCAACCGCATAGCAGTAGCAAATTTTGAAGTAAGGTTACCATTTACCGGCCCTGAGAAATTGGCGCAAATAAAATCTAAGTTCTTGTTTACCGATCTGAATTTATTCTTCGACGCCGGATTGGCGTGGAACCAGGGTAACGAAATAAAATTCGCCCTTGCACCTGATGCCATCGGCACTGCCCCCGTGTTGGATGCCGGCGGGAAACAGGTTTTAGGCGCGAGTGGTAAACCCGTGATGCAAACGCTTTATAACACCAATCAGCGGGTGCCGGCTTTGAGCGCCGGGGTTTCGCTGAGGGTCAATCTTTTCGGTTACCTGGTTTTGGAGCCATATCTGGCAATACCGTTTAACCGTACGGATATTGCCAAGCCTGTATTTGGTTTAGGGTTCACGCCGGGTTGGTAA
- the msrB gene encoding peptide-methionine (R)-S-oxide reductase MsrB, with protein MKNLANVLMAGAVMLFSCQQMNGQSKNQPSKATKEAKWKGKLSPNAYYIMVESGTEPPYKNAYWNNHEKGVYVSAATGEVLFSSDDKFDSGTGWPSFVKPVNSSKVEVVKDNSYGMSRDEVVEKSTGLHLGHVFDDGPADRGGKRYCMNSGALKFIKK; from the coding sequence ATGAAAAACTTAGCAAATGTATTGATGGCCGGCGCGGTGATGTTGTTTAGCTGCCAGCAAATGAACGGGCAGTCAAAAAACCAGCCCTCAAAAGCCACGAAAGAAGCAAAATGGAAAGGTAAGCTTTCTCCTAACGCTTACTATATAATGGTTGAAAGCGGCACAGAACCGCCATACAAAAATGCCTATTGGAACAACCACGAGAAAGGCGTTTACGTGAGTGCTGCTACGGGCGAGGTATTGTTTTCTTCTGACGATAAATTCGACAGCGGCACGGGCTGGCCAAGTTTTGTTAAACCGGTTAATTCGAGCAAAGTTGAGGTTGTAAAAGACAACAGCTATGGCATGAGCCGCGACGAAGTTGTAGAGAAAAGTACAGGTTTACACTTAGGCCACGTATTTGATGACGGCCCTGCCGACCGTGGTGGCAAACGTTACTGCATGAATTCGGGCGCGTTGAAGTTTATCAAGAAATAA
- a CDS encoding efflux RND transporter permease subunit — MNKFIKGIIQFSLKNRFFVFFMTLVLIALGVWSYSNTPIESFPDVTNTQIIIIAQWPGRSAEEVEKMITIPLETVLNSVQSKSNLRTTSSFGLSYVRIIFDDGVDDAFARQQVLSRLSNADLPDGVKPEVEPPYGPTGEIYRYTLKSKTKSLHDLTAIQDWVLDRQFKAVPGVADVNSFGGEEKTYEVSVNPSLLRKYELTSLDVYNAINRSNINVGGDVIEKNDQAYVVRGIGLINNIDEISNIIIKNVNNVPILAKDVADIKESGLPRLGQVGRDKQNDMIEGIIVMRKGENPAEVLDRVHAKIKDLNENVLPKDVKIDTFYDRTNLMDFTTETVIHNLIEGIVLVTVIVFLFMADWRTTVTVALVIPLALLFAFICLRIKGMSANLLSMGAIDFGIIIDGAVVMVEGIFVALDHKAHAVGMPKFNRLAKLSIFKNVGTEMGKAIFFSKVIILTCLVPIFAFQKVEGKLFSPLAYTLGFALLGALILTLTLVPALSSILLNKNVKEKHNPVVLFFENGVRRMFNFTYKNQKLSLIVSVVFMVLTFASAKLLGTEFLPQLNEGALWVTAQLPMSTSLESSVNITNKMRQILAGYPEVKQTLSQVGRTNDGTDPKGFFNVQIQVDLKPKKEWKRGITQDELIADMYKKLSEYPGIIYNFSQPISDNVAEAVAGVPASMAVKIFGPDFEVLDKKADAVVNVLKHIQGVEDLGVLRNLGQPEFRIELDQRKMALYGVSVADANAVIEMAIGGKAASVLYEGERKFDIRVRYQKQFRDTQDKIRNLMIPTLSGSRISLQEISTIKILTGPAFIYRDNNSRYIAVKFSVRGRDLGSTIAEAQNKVGDAVKLDHGYSFTWNGEFENQIRASNTLSHVVPICLLVIFLLLFMTFGNAKDAFLVILNVPFALIGGILALHLTGINFSISAGIGFIALFGVCIQNGVILISVFKKNMEAGMQLNEAILDGVISRVRPVVMTALMAAIGLMPAAVSTGIGSETQKPLAIVVIGGLVTSTILTLLILPIIYAMVWRLIHRRENRKLLKKIGAIQGGA, encoded by the coding sequence ATGAATAAATTCATTAAAGGCATTATACAGTTTTCATTAAAGAACAGGTTTTTTGTGTTTTTTATGACGCTGGTGCTTATAGCTTTGGGTGTTTGGAGCTATAGCAATACCCCTATCGAAAGCTTTCCCGACGTTACCAATACACAGATCATCATCATAGCGCAATGGCCGGGGCGCAGTGCCGAAGAGGTCGAAAAGATGATCACCATCCCGCTGGAGACGGTTTTAAACTCGGTACAAAGCAAATCTAACCTGCGCACCACATCATCATTCGGTTTATCTTATGTGCGTATCATCTTTGATGATGGTGTCGATGATGCCTTCGCGCGTCAGCAGGTGTTAAGCCGTCTAAGTAATGCTGACCTTCCGGATGGCGTGAAACCCGAGGTTGAGCCGCCTTATGGCCCTACAGGCGAGATCTATCGCTACACGTTAAAAAGTAAAACTAAGTCGCTTCATGATCTTACCGCCATACAGGATTGGGTACTCGATCGTCAGTTCAAAGCAGTGCCGGGTGTTGCCGACGTAAACAGCTTTGGCGGCGAAGAAAAAACCTACGAAGTAAGCGTTAACCCTTCCCTGCTTCGCAAGTATGAGTTGACATCCCTTGACGTCTATAACGCCATCAATCGTAGTAACATTAACGTGGGTGGCGATGTGATCGAAAAGAACGACCAGGCCTATGTTGTGCGTGGTATCGGTTTGATAAATAACATCGACGAGATATCTAACATCATCATTAAGAACGTAAACAACGTTCCTATTTTGGCAAAAGACGTTGCTGATATCAAGGAAAGCGGATTGCCGCGTTTAGGTCAGGTTGGTCGCGATAAGCAGAACGATATGATAGAGGGTATCATTGTGATGCGTAAAGGCGAGAACCCTGCAGAGGTGCTGGACCGCGTGCATGCCAAAATAAAAGATCTTAACGAAAACGTTTTGCCTAAAGACGTTAAGATAGATACCTTTTATGACCGTACCAACCTGATGGATTTCACCACCGAAACGGTGATCCATAACCTTATAGAGGGCATTGTGCTGGTAACAGTTATTGTATTCCTTTTTATGGCCGACTGGCGTACGACTGTTACGGTAGCATTGGTTATTCCGCTTGCTTTGCTCTTCGCGTTTATCTGTCTGCGTATAAAGGGCATGAGCGCCAACCTGCTATCAATGGGCGCAATTGACTTTGGTATCATCATAGACGGCGCGGTGGTAATGGTTGAGGGTATATTCGTTGCACTTGATCATAAGGCCCACGCGGTAGGCATGCCGAAGTTTAACCGCCTGGCTAAGCTCAGCATTTTTAAAAATGTAGGTACGGAGATGGGCAAGGCCATCTTCTTCTCTAAGGTGATCATTCTTACCTGTTTGGTGCCCATCTTCGCGTTCCAAAAAGTAGAAGGCAAGCTTTTCTCGCCGTTGGCCTACACACTTGGGTTTGCCTTGTTAGGTGCATTGATTCTCACGCTTACCCTTGTTCCTGCCCTATCGAGCATATTGCTTAATAAAAATGTGAAGGAAAAGCATAACCCTGTAGTGTTATTCTTTGAGAACGGCGTGCGCCGCATGTTCAACTTCACTTATAAGAACCAGAAGCTAAGCCTTATCGTTTCTGTTGTCTTTATGGTGCTTACTTTCGCTTCGGCGAAGTTGCTGGGTACAGAGTTCTTACCGCAATTAAATGAGGGCGCCTTATGGGTTACCGCCCAGTTGCCGATGAGTACATCGCTGGAAAGCTCTGTGAATATCACCAACAAGATGCGCCAGATCTTAGCTGGCTACCCCGAGGTTAAGCAAACCCTTTCGCAGGTGGGCCGCACAAATGACGGTACCGACCCAAAAGGTTTCTTTAACGTGCAGATACAGGTTGATTTAAAACCTAAAAAAGAATGGAAGCGCGGCATTACCCAGGATGAACTCATAGCCGACATGTACAAAAAGCTGAGCGAGTATCCGGGTATCATCTATAACTTTTCGCAGCCTATAAGTGATAATGTTGCAGAAGCTGTCGCCGGTGTGCCGGCGTCTATGGCTGTTAAGATATTCGGGCCGGATTTTGAGGTGTTGGATAAAAAAGCAGATGCTGTGGTAAACGTGCTCAAGCACATCCAGGGTGTTGAAGACCTGGGTGTCCTGCGCAATCTTGGTCAGCCTGAATTTAGAATAGAGCTGGACCAGCGCAAGATGGCATTATATGGCGTAAGCGTTGCCGACGCGAATGCGGTTATCGAGATGGCTATCGGTGGTAAGGCAGCATCAGTATTATACGAGGGTGAACGTAAGTTCGACATAAGGGTACGTTACCAAAAGCAGTTCCGCGATACGCAGGACAAGATCCGCAACCTGATGATCCCAACGCTAAGTGGTTCAAGGATATCGTTGCAGGAAATTTCAACAATCAAAATATTAACCGGCCCTGCATTTATCTACCGGGACAATAACAGCCGCTACATCGCAGTAAAATTCTCTGTGCGTGGCCGCGACTTAGGCAGCACCATTGCCGAAGCACAAAACAAGGTTGGCGATGCTGTAAAACTAGACCATGGTTACAGCTTTACCTGGAACGGTGAGTTTGAAAACCAGATACGCGCGTCTAACACGCTGTCGCACGTGGTGCCTATCTGTTTATTGGTTATATTCCTGCTGTTGTTCATGACTTTCGGTAATGCTAAAGACGCGTTCCTGGTTATCCTGAATGTACCGTTCGCGTTGATTGGTGGCATACTGGCACTACACCTTACTGGCATAAATTTTAGTATATCAGCAGGTATCGGTTTCATTGCATTGTTTGGTGTGTGTATCCAAAACGGTGTGATCCTTATCTCTGTATTCAAAAAGAATATGGAGGCAGGCATGCAGCTTAATGAGGCAATTTTAGATGGGGTGATATCCCGTGTGCGTCCGGTGGTGATGACAGCTTTAATGGCAGCTATTGGTTTGATGCCGGCTGCCGTTTCTACAGGCATTGGTTCAGAAACTCAAAAGCCGCTGGCTATTGTGGTGATCGGCGGTTTGGTGACATCAACCATACTTACCTTGCTCATACTGCCGATCATTTATGCTATGGTCTGGCGGTTGATCCACCGTCGCGAAAACCGCAAACTGTTAAAGAAAATCGGTGCTATACAAGGAGGCGCATAA
- a CDS encoding efflux RND transporter periplasmic adaptor subunit, whose translation MTKNNLLAAGLSAITLLAACKHKTEATTEAKQVCVSDSMAKLITIDTAKATAMKDELQLSGEVSFDDNNVVKVFPFSSGQVMEVKVSLGDKVSKGQTLAVIRSADVAGNYTDLTSSNADLSIAKRQLSQAEYLYKNGISSERDYTEAKENYNKAVASSSKIRQQIAINGGGNTNASGTLVVKAPESGYVVEKNVTQGSFIRPDNSASLFTISNMKDVWIWANVFESDIAKVKQGYDAKVTTIAYPGKVFSGKVNEVSSVLDPDNKVMKIKITLPNPDLLLKPEMFTSVTVTNSENKEAVSVPKAAVVFDNSKYFVVVYNGKCNLRVQEVTVIKSVDNVSYISAGLNPGDKVISKNQLLLYDALIAE comes from the coding sequence ATGACTAAAAATAATTTGTTAGCTGCCGGCCTTAGCGCCATTACTTTACTGGCAGCATGCAAGCATAAAACCGAGGCCACAACAGAAGCTAAACAAGTTTGCGTAAGCGACTCTATGGCTAAACTCATCACTATTGATACCGCGAAAGCAACCGCTATGAAGGATGAGCTGCAACTATCCGGCGAGGTATCTTTTGATGATAATAATGTGGTTAAGGTATTTCCTTTCTCTAGTGGCCAGGTAATGGAAGTTAAAGTTTCACTTGGCGATAAGGTTAGCAAAGGCCAGACCTTAGCTGTTATCCGCAGTGCGGACGTTGCCGGTAATTATACCGACTTAACATCATCAAACGCTGACCTGTCTATCGCTAAACGCCAACTGTCGCAAGCGGAGTATCTTTATAAAAACGGCATTTCAAGTGAGCGTGATTATACTGAAGCAAAAGAAAATTATAACAAAGCAGTTGCATCGAGCAGTAAAATACGCCAGCAAATAGCCATCAACGGTGGCGGTAATACCAACGCCAGCGGCACACTGGTAGTTAAAGCGCCTGAAAGCGGTTACGTGGTAGAGAAAAATGTAACTCAGGGCAGTTTCATCCGCCCCGACAATAGCGCCAGTTTATTCACCATTTCTAACATGAAGGATGTTTGGATCTGGGCTAACGTTTTTGAAAGCGACATTGCTAAAGTAAAACAAGGCTATGATGCTAAAGTGACTACCATTGCCTACCCCGGTAAAGTGTTTAGCGGCAAGGTAAATGAGGTAAGTTCTGTGCTCGACCCGGATAACAAGGTGATGAAGATAAAGATCACCCTGCCCAACCCTGATTTACTATTGAAGCCCGAAATGTTTACAAGCGTAACCGTAACCAACAGCGAAAATAAAGAAGCGGTATCGGTACCGAAAGCTGCGGTTGTATTTGATAACAGCAAATACTTTGTGGTGGTGTACAACGGCAAATGTAACCTTAGGGTGCAGGAAGTGACTGTAATAAAAAGCGTGGACAATGTATCATACATCAGCGCGGGGCTTAACCCCGGCGACAAGGTGATCTCAAAAAACCAATTGCTTTTATACGATGCGTTGATAGCCGAGTAA